In the Rhododendron vialii isolate Sample 1 chromosome 2a, ASM3025357v1 genome, AACTCTACCGTGACTTCCAATGTCCCACTGTTCTTCCTCTCTTAACTACTACATTTGTAAATAACTACtacatttgtaaaaaaaaaaattaaaaaagaaaagaaaaagaaaacggaaTCTAGAAATTTcagcccaattttttttactatatcGATGTGCAGTTGCCAGATGAAAAATTCCACAGGAGCAGTGTGTGGTACCTTGAGAGTTGAGATTAaccttttttgaattttctcaaactttttagggaagaaaaaaatattacactCTAGACTGTTAACAAACGTTAGAGCTGCAGTAATTAAGTACTTTGAGGAATGCTCAGGACTTAACAGTAAACAAATGAACAAAAGGGAAAGAATGGTAATTAAATTGTATTAATTGCCAACTACATATTACAATTGTGATACTAAAATGGATAGAAGAAACAAGATTTAAAGGAGGGAAACATGAAGTACTGAAAGTTGGCCAGGATCCtctgtttcccaaaaaaaaaatcttgaaaaaaattctaaagAATTGCGAAGTCGATAGAATGCAAGAATGTGTTAACAGTACTCCAATCCTAGAATGAATGCAAGAATTAAACAGATATCCGCTTAATCAGGAGGGGGCGACCAGTTGTAGCAACCCTTTCCTATGCGCGACCATAAGGACTCCAGACCCACGACAGAAGCTCCCGAAACCCACATGAGAGCCATGAGAGCCAAACCCGATGGGGAGCAACCCATTGCCATCTTGGCTACCACCCTGGGTGGTCAATCGTCGCTTATTCTATGAAAGGAATTGATCTTTGAATCTAATTAAGTTGCCCTGACAAGGGGAGAAGAAATTGGGGAGTGAGGAGACATCATGTGAGGCGCCATCACAATATCATCGCGCCTTCGGAACGATAAGCTGACCTGAAGATTGCTTGGCCAACACTTCCTCTTGGCATGTTCTTCCACTCCCTTACTTCTCTGAAGCACAAAGCTCTGAATCCTCCACAGCGCGATCTTCAACATCGCATCGTCCATATTCGCAAAGCAAACCCTAAACCAACCAGGCTCTGAGCAATGAAATGACGATCCAGGCGAAACGTTGAGCTTCACTTCATGTATTATGGTTTTCCAAAGAACCATCTCTGCATCAACGGTTGGCTCTTTGAGGAACCTTCTCAAGTCCATCCAGATAAAAAGCCCGGCGTTACTCTTTAGACTACCAATCCCTACTTGTGCAAGCCCCTTGGTGAACATCTCGTGCCTTTTCGCTAGCCTCTCTGCGCTCTCCACTAAGAATTTCCCAACGAAAACATCATCCGACAAAAGTGATCCGATCAGGTGTTGGGTTTGGGTTGAAACTAGCCCAAAACTCGACATTTTTCTAGCACAATTAGTCACTGCATCGTTATAAGAATAAACTATCCCGACCCGGAATCCAGGGAATCCCATGTCCTTTGACAGGCTATAAACAATGTGGATGAGACCGCGGTTACAATTTTGCTGATCCTTTTCCTCGATGATCTCGGCAATGCTGATGAAACCAGGCTGATCGAAGACCGTGGCCGCATATATCTCGTCGCAGATTAGGTGGATGTTTTTTTGGTTGATGAAGGCTACCAGAGTTCTTAGTGTGTCTCTGTCTAGTACTGTTCCTAAAGGGTTTGATGGGTTGGTTATGAGCAGGCCTTTGACTCTGATGTTGGATTCTTTTGCTCTTTGGAATGCTGATTCCAAGGCTTCTTCGGTGATCTTGAAATTGTTCGAGCTTTCGCAGATAATCGGGACTATTTGGGTTCCTGTTCTCCATCTCAAGTCTCTATCAAATCTGCAATACAATTCAGAAAATCCGTTAAGTCggaaaaattagagaaaatgGGTGCTACGGCGAATCGAATTCTGTTAAAAGTGACTTCCAAAATCATCGAAATTTCAGATTATGATCAGCCCTTATCAGCTTATTTAAGTGGTTTTGTTACAGGAGTATCTAATGCCAAAATCATCGAAATTCCAAAGTCAATAATAATGTTGTTGAAATAATTAGATTAACACCTTGGCAGAAGAACGGAACTTCTAACCCATTTTTCCTAGCATTTTAAATACACTCCTGGCACTGTTAGCGAAAGGCCTCTTGGCCTTTTTATATCACTTTTTCATTGCTCCATTTGTGAatcaaattcttgaaaatgttCTTTCAAGATGTCAATTATAATGTCTCGTGGAAAAGAACAAACTGAGTATTTGATTTGATAGATGCTAATTGGCTACTCATCGAAGTGGTTGAAGATCGATGGGGCCACCCACAAGAGGAAACAAAACAAGGTGGCCCTTGTGCCTCCTCAAAGTGTGTTTTTTCAGTCACCATCTCATATAGAATAATGgaaatttaattttaaatgcCCAATTGCAGGACGTAAGACTTTTTCTGTGGAGGAAAACAATGGTCCTTCTCGAGTCCCCACCAATAATACAACCCAGTCAAagagtcttcttttttcttttttttttataactggaTATTCGGACCAGCTTGCTCACACCTTGACTAATTTTGGGACTCTAAAGGTAATGACCGGACATAACCCCCAATCGCCCcgaggtttggaatgtttgactTCCGGAGGAATGAAACATATGACCTTGTGAAAGaacacttattgctttcttaACCAGACATAATCTCCAGTCGCCCcgaaatttgaaatgtttagcTTTCGGGAGAATAAAATATGTGACCTCATGAAGAaacacttattgctttcttaTAACCACTTGCCAAATCATGTGGTTCCCAGTCAAAGAGTCTTATCctatttttgctttttgttattTCCGTTTTAAAATTGTGGAGTTGCAATCCTGACTCCTGAGGTTTAGACAACAGTACGTAAGCAATCTAGTCCCCCTCACCGTAAGTAGGTCTATGGTCCAGATTTCATCTTGGCTCATCCAGATTCGAGTTGTTAGTtgtagagataaaatttaaatcATTGATAACTGAGATGGACGACTCAAATTGTGATCTACACTCTTGTTGTGCACTTTGAGTGATATAGAAAGCCTAAATGGTCGGCTTGACAAGTTAAGCGTCAACCCAGGCGGTCTTATATTCTCAGGCATAGAGGGTTTTATTTCAACTCCCGCCCTCCCTATCCCTATCCCTATCCCCATCCTTATTCCAATACTACCATTTACTCCTAACAAAGGAGTTGATTTtctagtattaaaaaaaaaagaattaagtgATGGTCTgagcttcaaacaaaacaaaaccctaaaaaagtAAGAGAAAAATGATGTATTATTTACCCTGGATAATAGGGAGTAGGCACCAAAAATGCATCACCAGGATCAGCTAAACAGAAGGCCAACATTTCATGAGCTCCAGTTGCTCCACCACTCATTACAATGCGGTCGGGGTCGAATCGCACTCTATCTCCTCTCACTTTCCCCATAAACTTCGCCACACCCTGTCAAATTATTCACATTATTATCAAGGTACGTAAATACATTTTCCTGAgaagtgtttgtgtttgtgtttgaaAACACTGTTTCCTGAGAAGTGTTGTGAATGACTGAATTCCATAAACAGAGGCTCATTGTTTTCATTACCTCTCTAAACACTGGCAATCCATGATAATCCTGAAAAATGGCAATTTCCTTAAACTCATTTGCTCCTTCAGCCGTGCAAATCGACGCTTCCGGGTTATTCACTACCCATTCTTGAACCAAATCAAAGCAAAGCTGCAAGTTAACAAAAACAATCCAAAACAGTTGAGCTAAACGATCTAGGCATCATAATGTGGTTGGCCCATTTTTTGTGTTCAtactgaatttttttattttatttttcaatatttgttACCTCATTTTCTGCAAGGCCCATCTGAATAACCCCATCTGGGTTCTTGGTATGATGATAGGGATCACTATCATAAGCCTTCCATCCGTCGAAATACGGCGACTTTTCGCCGTGCCCGTCGTTTGTTGCCATTTTAGACAGCAAATGGGCATTGTCATTTGAAACGAACCCCATAATCTTGTTGAAGCCTAAAAGAATACTGAGAAATATGCTAGAAGTTGATCAAACTGGTATAAACAGAGAGGGAAATTAGTGATTGGTTTTATAGGGAGAGAATAAGGAGAAGTCTTTTTCAGTAATCGTAATTGCTTGCGTTGAGGCCGGAAATTTGTGCAACAAGTAGAGGAAGTTGGTGACTGCAATCTTTGGGATTGGTTTAATTTTGGGTTATGCTACacatattatgtatatatagcgTGAAAGAGGAAAGAAGGTTCCTATGAAGGAAACAAAGTCTCATGGGATGTTTCCTTGAAATTACTGGTGGGATTTTATTAGTTGGCTGCTTTGACccttttaatgttttttttgagttttttaagcACTAACTATTGACTGGATTTGTTCATGCAGCTACTTGGGCTTCACTCAAAGGTAGAAAGATGTTTGGACCAACTCAAAATGTGCATGTTAGTGGCTAGCCGGCCGGAGACAACCGATAGACACTTCGATCTCTAAGTAAGTCCTAGTTCAAGGAAGGGAAGTAGAGTGAGTAAGGACGGCGTGCCTCTCTAAGATCTAGTACGGTATCTTATATACGGAGTTACTTCGGTTGGTCTCCAAGATAGCTCGTGCCTCTCATGACGTCACAAATAACCGCTTCTTGGTTTGACGTTATGCATGATGATCGCTAAATACCATGCTGTTTGGCGGCATGTAGTTAAACCGAGACTGGTCCCACGTGGCCGGACCGAACAACTTGGGGCTGATGTGTTACCGACCCTGCTATACGTGATCTTCCAAGATCTGACCCTGACCCCTTGACCCGCCCGTGAAGCTCTGGTTAGGGCCTAGACCGTCTGGAGGCTGGGCCTATTCCGACGATTTGGATGGATAACCCTCTATCTGGCCCTTTGCATCCCTGctagttttttttggaatttggaccacccttgatttatttttatttatttatatacatttctctgtctctctctgtttcttttttgtactATTGCCATCCCAAATGCCAATTAAGATGGAAGCATCATTAAACCATCTAGCTATGTACTACTACTACAACGCTCACAAAAACTCGCCCGAATTCAAAATCATTAGTTAAGATtcaagtgaatctcaaccaccgATTTCTAAATGCCGATAAAGTTTTCTGCGAAATTTATGGGACCGAGACTTTTCTTTCCAGCAGTGATCAATTTCATCTACTGAACTGAAATTCTGATTTTTGTGCATATGCTTTTAATTTCCAATACTGTTACCAAACCTCGTGGGGCTGCTCAACTGACTTTCAACCAAAGATCCCAATACTCCACTACATTAAACAAAAACAGCACTCATGGTGGCCCTCATTATCAGTCAAAAACCCAATCAAAGTTGTtattctctcctcttctctacCATAACACTAGATATGTCTGAATTTTCTAGGTTATATCTGACTTTCACTATAGTTATCACAAATCTAGAATATTCAACCCAAATATTGGGCCCTGGCTTTGAAAATGTGCCACCCAAAAATATTGGACCAGAAAACCCAATAGCTATCAGGATCTTTTTCTTACGGTACTAGAGAGCTTATTCGCGTATTAGTTGAAGTTATCAATTGGGCAAACTTTCAGCACCGAAACCCCATGCCAACATTTCATTCAATGTTTGAGAGAGTTAAGTGTTCAACGAAAGGAGGAGGAAAGAATTGTTTACCTCAACAATTTTTCATTGGCGATGAGAGTTGAATCTGCGACTTTTGGGGAGCTATCTCATTCATTACTATAGTAGACCTTTTTCTATTCTCTTTTTCCGCAATGCCATTTACTTTTTCTTCAAAAGTTTCGATTGAAGTCTTCATACTGTGGTGGCGATTTATTGCATGATAGTATGAGAAAACTCATTTTGAGTCTTAGATTTGAAATTGAATAACAATTCCATTCCAAATGCACCACCATCAATTTCTGACTTTCATTTGAGGTTAAAGCAAGAAttccatttcaaaccctaactTTATATCTTGGTCAAAATTCTTGCCACGTACATTATCAATTCAAATCTCTCGCTCGTCCATCCTTAGAGACTCAAAAAACCACACCATTAACTCCACGTTTGATTTTTAGCACGGCCCAAATATTTGGACATTAATTATTACTGGGATTGAGGATCTGTAGGGCAGGGATGCACTATAATGGTGTAGTGCGTGATCTGAGCCATTCGTatcgacaatcaatggtttagTTTTCATCTCAGCTACTGAGCTTTCCATTTCTGAGATGAAATGTGGACCAATGATTGACGAGACGGACAGCTCGGATCGAGTACTACACCCCTGTAATGCAACCCTCCTGCCCCCCATTATGACCAAGTTGTTTAGACACTAATAATCATCTCAAACATAATCTACTTAATTCCACGGGTTGAGATTTTCGCACATATGGTCTGTTTGTTAGGGCTCAAAGAGACCCAAATATACCATAGCCACTCAAACTCGCTGAGTCAAAACTTGTCCACGCTTAAGTTCAAATTTGTGTCAAGCTATTTTGCCATCTCTAAACAATtttctggctccgccactaATTGAGGGATCTTTTGACCCCAAACATCTGTTTCGTGTTCAATGCACTTTTAGTAGCACAATGACATGAGAATCAAAATATACAAACCTTGAGGCAAGATTCTGCAACTAAAACTGTATTAGAGTAGTGGAGCGAGGTTGCCATCTCGGAGATGTAATAGATCTTGTGCACACTTTTCTCGAGAGATTTCAtcttcttttcttaattttggATAATGTAGAGTGTCTcgggttagctttcaaaaaatcACACGCTGGGACGctttgtggggggggggggggggggggggggggtgggggtgctTCTCGTGATTGAATTCTTTCTGGGCTTTGTAACATGTCATGTGCATGATGTTCTGAATTACATCAGATGATACATGTGGGTGTAAGCATGCACGTTTGGTTCGGACAAGAGCCTATGTCGTAAGGCAACGAGGTTTGGTTGCATCATGTGGCCAATTAATTTGACCACATTTTTTTCTACCCAAAAGAGGGCAAAATGGGTGTCTCAAATTTGCCAGATTTGACGTCAACAATGTGGCCGTGTGGGTGGCTCTTGCCTATGTTTTTAATCCTAGACCAAGGAGTCAGCAGACTGACTCACCAACCATGACCATCCAAGCATTCTCTCACATTAATCGAGATCTTCTCACGTGATGATCTCGCACCACGTTATGATCTCGCATGGTCTCAATGTGATGTAAGACTAATTTTTGATTTAGTCACTGTGGTGGCCCACATATGTGATGTAAGACTAATTTTTGATTTAGTCACTGTGGTGGCCCACATATTTTATATGGCACATATTGATTATGAGTTTAATAAGTTTCTTCatatctttatttaattctattGGTCAAATAGAGATGTTGTTTCCTAAATACGCTATACTTTGATGGTAAGTTAGTATCAATGTGGGTTCTATCAAATTAACGTGATATACTAAGAGGCTAGAAAATAaggcaagaaaaagaaacctgCTTTCCACCTAGGGCTTAATGATTGCTCTAGCAATATTATGGCTGGTTCAATTAATCACTGGATCGCTCAAGTTCCGCATAAATGGATCCGGGTACGCCGTTTTTGATTCTATGATGTTCCGCTTAATGATtgtatatgtgatgatcatgaTAGTTCTAGATCCTAGCATAAACGCAGGGTGTTAATTATCTAACATCATTAAGAATAAAACTTACATGTGACTCAAAATGTAACTAAACAGGTCTCATTAATTCGACGGTCTGAATCACTCATTTCTTGAACCTTGACGTTTTTATCAGTCGGATATCGACAAAGTCTTGATCGAATCATCATACTTGTACGAAGAAATATCAACGGTCAAAATCTAACCATCTGATTTTCTTTTGACCGATATGTTTTGCTGATCAGATTGACGAAATACTACTATTTGATCGATCTAATTTTTAGCATGACCGATAAACACATCTACGTACAATTCCAAGATTGGGTCAACCATGTGGGTGGCTCTTGTTATGTTTCATTCATAAACCTTTGGATTGGCTGGGTCAGGTCAGCACCTGCGAACCATTCAAATTTC is a window encoding:
- the LOC131314874 gene encoding 1-aminocyclopropane-1-carboxylate synthase-like translates to MGFVSNDNAHLLSKMATNDGHGEKSPYFDGWKAYDSDPYHHTKNPDGVIQMGLAENELCFDLVQEWVVNNPEASICTAEGANEFKEIAIFQDYHGLPVFREGVAKFMGKVRGDRVRFDPDRIVMSGGATGAHEMLAFCLADPGDAFLVPTPYYPGFDRDLRWRTGTQIVPIICESSNNFKITEEALESAFQRAKESNIRVKGLLITNPSNPLGTVLDRDTLRTLVAFINQKNIHLICDEIYAATVFDQPGFISIAEIIEEKDQQNCNRGLIHIVYSLSKDMGFPGFRVGIVYSYNDAVTNCARKMSSFGLVSTQTQHLIGSLLSDDVFVGKFLVESAERLAKRHEMFTKGLAQVGIGSLKSNAGLFIWMDLRRFLKEPTVDAEMVLWKTIIHEVKLNVSPGSSFHCSEPGWFRVCFANMDDAMLKIALWRIQSFVLQRSKGVEEHAKRKCWPSNLQVSLSFRRRDDIVMAPHMMSPHSPISSPLVRAT